One genomic window of Daphnia pulex isolate KAP4 chromosome 10, ASM2113471v1 includes the following:
- the LOC124203906 gene encoding LOW QUALITY PROTEIN: GPI transamidase component PIG-T-like (The sequence of the model RefSeq protein was modified relative to this genomic sequence to represent the inferred CDS: deleted 1 base in 1 codon) — translation MAMKLQCCDLSVKKKMKFASKTYIYVLFFGFSLILVDATSESFSEELLIKPLPTGHVYSFFQFTTKWDVDPSETKLQHYNLFPRSIGEIIQKHSLRELHLSLTQSLWRTQKWGYPVRFAGPGAEVFATFQPHLNNDEVDGAWIDLVNSLSGLFCSSFNFVTLTNTIQPIWTFSPEGLNLGGTNASHQRYANLPREIVCTENLTPWKKLLPCESHSGLGELLNAKNMYDSSYHSLALDLRPICRDKKCQESSLELKLSLSLVSEPTVLHGNTYHGINADWSFKSIYGAHLFSSCPRATLSKVYIDITSNITSTTHWNLRPDPAAIVVNQRGGSSTHLAVYDLNEVSPWPINVRAAYTKKLSYGIIPPPLIHATRFVGGHGQAKGKLVTRIHNNYYSNDIDIVFLELVPWYCRVFLHTLAFSNSKNKPVAIDIPQKLYFRPGLDRQRPNHLELRLTLPANSVTEIEWEFQKGFLKWTEYPPDAHRGFDLGPAVISALLPVARNWTGIPRHVSTFDESWNVSQSGYFVRVHTETLVVAMATPDFSMPYNVICLACTVVALAFGPLYNLTTKRLVVKESSGGGGGGLISKLKSVLGKKNSNPVEEEVAAAPKAKVLATKKKDD, via the exons atggcaatGAAGCTGCAGTGTTGCGATCTGTcagtt aaaaagaaaatgaagttcGCTTCCAAAACATACAtttatgttctttttttcgggtttaGTTTAATATTGGTCGATGCTACATCAGAATCATTCAGTGAAGAGCTTCTCATAAAACCATTACCCACTGGTCATGtgtattcttttttccagttcACTACAAAGTGGGATGTTGATCCTTCGGAAACTAAAC TGCAACACTACAACCTGTTTCCGAGATCAATCGGAGAGATCATACAAAAACATTCTTTGAGAGAACTTCATCTCAGTCTAACACAGAGCTTGTGGCGCACACAGAAATGGGGATACCCAGTAAGATTTGCTGGTCCTGGTGCAGAAGTTTTTGCTACTTTTCAACCTCATTTGAACAA TGACGAAGTAGATGGTGCTTGGATTGATCTAGTGAACTCACTGTCTGGCCTTTTCTGCTCCTCTTTCAATTTTGTAACTCTAACAAACACCATTCAGCCTATTTGGACCTTTTCTCCAGAGGGTCTGAATTTAGGCGGAACTAATGCTTCTCATCAGCGTTATGCAAACCTGCCCAGAGAAATTGTTTGCACTGAAAATCTAACACCATGGAAAAAACTTTTACCCTGCGAAAGCCAT AGTGGATTGGGTGAACTTTTAAATGCCAAGAACATGTATGACAGCAGTTACCACTCTTTGGCTCTAGATTTGAGGCCCATCTGCAGG gacaaaaaatgtcaagaatCGTCCTTGGAACTGAAATTATCGCTGTCTCTAGTTTCTGAACCAACCGTCCTGCATGGAAATACCTACCACGGTATCAATGCTGACTGGTCCTTCAAAAGTATTTATGGGGCCCATTTATTCTCATCTTGTCCAAGAGCGACACTTTCGAAGGTTTACATCGACATCACTTCAAACATT ACAAGCACCACACACTGGAACCTGAGGCCAGACCCTGCAGCGATCGTCGTCAATCAGCGGGGAGGTAGTTCAACTCATCTTGCAGTCTATGATCTCAATGAGGTATCACCTTGGCCCATCAATGTTCGAGCTGCGTACACCAAGAAACTTTCTTATGGAATTATTCCACCACCACTTATCCACGCTACTCGTTTTGTAGGAG GTCATGGGCAAGCTAAAGGAAAGTTGGTGACTCGAATCCACAACAACTATTACAGCAATGATATAGACATTGTGTTTTTGGAATTGGTGCCGTGGTATTGTCGCGTTTTCCTCCATACATTGGCATTTAGTAATTCCAAAAACAAACCAGTCGCAATCG aCATACCGCAGAAACTATACTTCAGGCCTGGGCTTGATCGACAGCGACCAAACCACCTCGAATTGCGCCTCACTCTACCTGCCAACTCTGTCACTGAAATCGAGTGGGAATTCCAAAAGGGTTTCCTGAAATGGACTGAGTATCCTCCAGACGCTCATCGAGGGTTCGACTTGGGACCAGCTGTGATTTCTGCACTACTACCCGTTGCCCGCAACTGGACTGGAATACCTAGACATGTTTCTACTTTCGATGAGAG CTGGAACGTTAGCCAGTCCGGTTATTTCGTTCGTGTTCATACCGAGACTTTGGTTGTAGCTATGGCCACCCCTGATTTCAGCATGCCCTACAACGTGATCTGCTTAGCTTGTACGGTGGTAGCTTTGGCGTTCGGACCACTCTACAATTTAACCACTAAAAG GTTGGTTGTCAAAGAATCGAGtggtggcggaggaggaggactgatctccaaattgaaatctgttttgggaaagaaaaacagcaatcctgtagaagaagaagtagcagcagcaccgaAAGCAAAGGTTCTAGCAACTAAGAAGAAAGATGATTGA
- the LOC124203902 gene encoding transport and Golgi organization protein 6 homolog isoform X1, which produces MDNLMTTRLKIIGFLSKPAQLEQFQGSTVQTIDQVLQNNLTLVNTLLNAAEDQGKHDLLKTYGIEKCHVGDVRWSYSCVCLETILEIAKSIDLDNVNCNNSGNLNDPNLPRLSVQHEIDIAKCFQLIVGFGLLPNLLPNIGVPIQKRSKFFNLFHQPTDISDEQKYSRLTVTVRGLCEIEKSKSFGAKFATKHLADLLTALLQICHAPISKPTSDSQVLLWQRLHEERQEFIPLLNSVLERTYPPLLVQSLLLLQGPSASHAKIIRDAPQPAPRWLIRVCAHLLTQQLMHPNGLAMTIQGVMDLAEITSEMWQRCDSLAYIISTPPSRDPVKQREYYSIIGPQLSELVTKSHKELPDGPFNRIAAGCYREIAARYRHVAEDTVFGPLFQPLASEDQDVLISCIETLHSIFVNGTDPSGFLLLLVPHSYRLMQLYRIWCQSILQVKTLLEELLVRLIRHSDNPDRVGLLRSLLQIHASNEDDESFLDEDEKSVMALIAMLQRIEDVHLTYSVFVSLLEDLPKLMVDQPTTCSLTPQQPHLLHSVRRGLVTLRLIGLLSEDEQLQSFLLNNPHQAVDFAQVFLKRAAENLDRNHFDVDLEKEGLAIVFAVIALQIDNLVGKEDKSDVWSLFDPLVESLEQLVKKHPLERIRSGADELRLAIQTRGFVFNKESTPTGSRNSSSAKDQAFQMAWDQLSDPFLPVQGHAILTLSHLLKKKDKEALKNRERLLKVFLDSLEHEDSYIYLMGIQALGSLADVFTEQVVQALVQQLEQFTDLKEPQLVTEYEQSEMDTPTAEPVRRPAEVRLKVGEALLQVVRLVGPLIPKYKRVLLNSFLRGTKDEDPFVRASCLHNLGELCALLRYSLDSVAFELLSCVSNLAARDPAVEVRRAAVLLITLLLRGLDSEALQVLEPIIKDLYRVLKEIVLRDNDDRVVTFHANQGLEKLGEIVKQYLSAPKLAGKTIRQLRLP; this is translated from the exons ATGGACAATCTTATGACAACTCGTCTCAAAATAATCGGTTTTCTATCAAAACCTGCACAGTTGGAACAATTTCAAG GCTCGACGGTGCAAACCATTGATCAAGTActgcaaaataatttaacgCTAGTCAATACACTTCTCAATGCAGCTGAAGATCAAGGGAAACATGATTTGTTGAAAACATATGGTATTGAGAAATGTCATGTCGGAGATGTGAG ATGGTCCTACAGTTGTGTTTGCCTCGAAACAATTCTTGAAATCGCCAAATCAATTGATTTGGACAATGTAAATTGTAATAACTCTGGCAATCTCAACGATCCCAATCTACCTCGGCTATCAGTTCAACATGAGATTGACATTGCAAAATGCTTTCAGCTCATTGTTGGCTTTGGGTTGCTTCCAAATCTCCTTCCAAACATAGGAGTTCCAATTCAAAAGAGATCAAAATTCTTTAATCTCTTCCATCAACCAACAGATATTTCTGATGAGCAG aaataTTCAAGATTAACAGTGACAGTTAGAGGACTATGTGAGATCGAAAAGAGCAAGTCTTTTGGAGCTAAATTCGCAACCAAACATTTGGCTGATTTGCTGACAGCTCTACTCCAGATCTGTCATGCACCCATCAGTAAGCCAACTTCAGATTCTCAGGTGCTACTTTGGCAGAGACTTCATGAAGAACGCCAAGAGTTCATTCCGCTCTTGAACTCTGTTCTCGAACGGACGTATCCGCCGTTGTTGGTGCAAAGTTTACTGCTATTACAAGGACCTTCTGCATCCCACGCTAAAATCATTCGG GACGCTCCGCAACCAGCACCGAGATGGTTGATTCGTGTCTGTGCCCATCTGCTCACTCAGCAGCTGATGCATCCTAATGGTTTAGCTATGACTATTCAGGGCGTCATGGATTTGGCGGAAATCACTTCCGAAATGTGGCAGCGATGCGATTCCCTTGCTTACATCATTTCTACTCCACCTAGCAGAGACCCTGTAAAACAACGGGAATATTATTCGATAATTGGCCCACAACTATCAGAATTAGTCACAAAATCACacaag GAACTTCCTGATGGACCTTTCAATCGCATAGCAGCTGGCTGTTACCGTGAAATAGCAGCCCGCTATCGTCATGTGGCAGAAGACACCGTTTTCGGACCGTTGTTTCAACCTCTTGCTTCCGAAGATCAAGACGTTTTGATCAGCTGCATTGAAACACTTCACTCTATCTTCGTGAATGGAACAGATCCTTCTGGATTTTTGCTATTGCTGGTGCCCCATTCCTACCGCCTCATGCAACTTTACAG GATTTGGTGTCAAAGTATTTTACAAGTAAAGACGCTACTAGAAGAGCTACTCGTTCGACTGATTCGTCATAGTGATAACCCTGATCGCGTTGGGTTACTCAGAAGTCTGCTTCAAATTCATGCTAGTAACGAAGATGATGAATCTTTTCTGGACGAAGACGAAAAGAGTGTGATGGCTCTCATCGCTATGCTTCAGCGCATAGAAGATGTCCACCTGACGTATTCAGTCTTTGTCTCGCTATTAGAAGATCTTCCCAAACTGATGGTTGACCAGCCAACGACTTGCTCACTAACACCCCAACAACCCCATCTCCTTCATTCGGTTAGGAGAGGACTAGTGACTCTTCGACTGATTGGTTTACTTAGCGAAGATGAACAGTTACAGAGTTTCTTACTCAACAATCCTCATCAAGCAGTAGACTTTGCGCAGGTCTTCCTCAAACGTGCTGCAGAAAATTTGGATCGCAATCACTTTGATGTAGACCTTGAGAAGGAAGGTTTGGCTATTGTTTTCGCCGTGATTGCCCTGCAAATCGATAACCTTGTTGGAAAAGA AGATAAATCTGATGTGTGGTCTTTGTTTGATCCTCTGGTGGAGTCCCTTGAACAACTGGTGAAAAAGCATCCGCTGGAACGAATTCGAAGCGGAGCAGACGAGCTTCGTCTTGCAATTCAAACCCGAGGCTTCGTGTTCAATAAAGAATCTACGCCCACTGGATCGAGAAATAGTAGCAGTGCCAAAGATCAAGCTTTCCAGATGGCTTGGGATCAACTTAGTGATCCATTCCTGCCCGTCCAAGGTCATGCAATTCTTACTCTGTCGCATTTGCTCAAGAAAAAGGATAAAGAGGCACTTAAAAATCGAGAACGCTTATTGAAAGTATTCCTTGACTCGCTGGAGCACGAGGACTCGTACATTTATCTG atggGAATTCAGGCTCTGGGTTCTCTGGCTGATGTGTTTACAGAACAAGTTGTCCAAGCTCTTGTTCAACAGCTGGAACAGTTCACTGACCTTAAGGAGCCCCAGTTGGTGACTGAATATGAGCAGTCTGAAATGGACACTCCGACAGCGGAACCAGTACGACGTCCAGCAGAAGTCCGTTTGAAAGTAGGGGAAGCTCTACTCCAAGTAGTTCGTCTTGTTGGGCCTCTCATCCCGAAATACAAAAGAGTGTTGCTCAATTCTTTCCTTCGTGGAACCAAGGACGAAGATCCATTCGTAAGAGCATCTTGTTTGCACAATCTGGGTGAACTCTGTGCACTGCTTCGTTACTCTTTGGATTCGGTGGCTTTTGAG TTGCTGAGCTGCGTTAGCAATTTGGCTGCTCGAGATCCGGCAGTTGAAGTTCGCCGAGCGGCCGTCCTTTTGATTACTTTGCTGTTACGTGGACTAGATTCTGAAGCATTACAG GTTTTGGAGCCGATCATTAAAGATTTGTACCGGGTATTAAAAGAAATAGTCCTTCGTGATAACGACGATCGTGTTGTTACGTTCCATGCAAACCAAGGCTTGGAAAAACTAGGAGAAATCGTCAAACAGTATCTCTCTGCACCGAAACTAGCGGGGAAAACCATTCGCCAACTTCGGCTTCCGTAG
- the LOC124203902 gene encoding transport and Golgi organization protein 6 homolog isoform X2, translating to MDNLMTTRLKIIGFLSKPAQLEQFQGSTVQTIDQVLQNNLTLVNTLLNAAEDQGKHDLLKTYGIEKCHVGDVRWSYSCVCLETILEIAKSIDLDNVNCNNSGNLNDPNLPRLSVQHEIDIAKCFQLIVGFGLLPNLLPNIGVPIQKRSKFFNLFHQPTDISDEQKYSRLTVTVRGLCEIEKSKSFGAKFATKHLADLLTALLQICHAPISKPTSDSQVLLWQRLHEERQEFIPLLNSVLERTYPPLLVQSLLLLQGPSASHAKIIRDAPQPAPRWLIRVCAHLLTQQLMHPNGLAMTIQGVMDLAEITSEMWQRCDSLAYIISTPPSRDPVKQREYYSIIGPQLSELVTKSHKELPDGPFNRIAAGCYREIAARYRHVAEDTVFGPLFQPLASEDQDVLISCIETLHSIFVNGTDPSGFLLLLVPHSYRLMQLYRIWCQSILQVKTLLEELLVRLIRHSDNPDRVGLLRSLLQIHASNEDDESFLDEDEKSVMALIAMLQRIEDVHLTYSVFVSLLEDLPKLMVDQPTTCSLTPQQPHLLHSVRRGLVTLRLIGLLSEDEQLQSFLLNNPHQAVDFAQVFLKRAAENLDRNHFDVDLEKEGLAIVFAVIALQIDNLVGKEDKSDVWSLFDPLVESLEQLVKKHPLERIRSGADELRLAIQTRGFVFNKESTPTGSRNSSSAKDQAFQMAWDQLSDPFLPVQGHAILTLSHLLKKKDKEALKNRERLLKVFLDSLEHEDSYIYLMGIQALGSLADVFTEQVVQALVQQLEQFTDLKEPQLVTEYEQSEMDTPTAEPVRRPAEVRLKVGEALLQVVRLVGPLIPKYKRVLLNSFLRGTKDEDPFVRASCLHNLGELCALLRYSLDSVAFELLSCVSNLAARDPAVEVRRAAVLLITLLLRGLDSEALQVLCYPSLIIVNCL from the exons ATGGACAATCTTATGACAACTCGTCTCAAAATAATCGGTTTTCTATCAAAACCTGCACAGTTGGAACAATTTCAAG GCTCGACGGTGCAAACCATTGATCAAGTActgcaaaataatttaacgCTAGTCAATACACTTCTCAATGCAGCTGAAGATCAAGGGAAACATGATTTGTTGAAAACATATGGTATTGAGAAATGTCATGTCGGAGATGTGAG ATGGTCCTACAGTTGTGTTTGCCTCGAAACAATTCTTGAAATCGCCAAATCAATTGATTTGGACAATGTAAATTGTAATAACTCTGGCAATCTCAACGATCCCAATCTACCTCGGCTATCAGTTCAACATGAGATTGACATTGCAAAATGCTTTCAGCTCATTGTTGGCTTTGGGTTGCTTCCAAATCTCCTTCCAAACATAGGAGTTCCAATTCAAAAGAGATCAAAATTCTTTAATCTCTTCCATCAACCAACAGATATTTCTGATGAGCAG aaataTTCAAGATTAACAGTGACAGTTAGAGGACTATGTGAGATCGAAAAGAGCAAGTCTTTTGGAGCTAAATTCGCAACCAAACATTTGGCTGATTTGCTGACAGCTCTACTCCAGATCTGTCATGCACCCATCAGTAAGCCAACTTCAGATTCTCAGGTGCTACTTTGGCAGAGACTTCATGAAGAACGCCAAGAGTTCATTCCGCTCTTGAACTCTGTTCTCGAACGGACGTATCCGCCGTTGTTGGTGCAAAGTTTACTGCTATTACAAGGACCTTCTGCATCCCACGCTAAAATCATTCGG GACGCTCCGCAACCAGCACCGAGATGGTTGATTCGTGTCTGTGCCCATCTGCTCACTCAGCAGCTGATGCATCCTAATGGTTTAGCTATGACTATTCAGGGCGTCATGGATTTGGCGGAAATCACTTCCGAAATGTGGCAGCGATGCGATTCCCTTGCTTACATCATTTCTACTCCACCTAGCAGAGACCCTGTAAAACAACGGGAATATTATTCGATAATTGGCCCACAACTATCAGAATTAGTCACAAAATCACacaag GAACTTCCTGATGGACCTTTCAATCGCATAGCAGCTGGCTGTTACCGTGAAATAGCAGCCCGCTATCGTCATGTGGCAGAAGACACCGTTTTCGGACCGTTGTTTCAACCTCTTGCTTCCGAAGATCAAGACGTTTTGATCAGCTGCATTGAAACACTTCACTCTATCTTCGTGAATGGAACAGATCCTTCTGGATTTTTGCTATTGCTGGTGCCCCATTCCTACCGCCTCATGCAACTTTACAG GATTTGGTGTCAAAGTATTTTACAAGTAAAGACGCTACTAGAAGAGCTACTCGTTCGACTGATTCGTCATAGTGATAACCCTGATCGCGTTGGGTTACTCAGAAGTCTGCTTCAAATTCATGCTAGTAACGAAGATGATGAATCTTTTCTGGACGAAGACGAAAAGAGTGTGATGGCTCTCATCGCTATGCTTCAGCGCATAGAAGATGTCCACCTGACGTATTCAGTCTTTGTCTCGCTATTAGAAGATCTTCCCAAACTGATGGTTGACCAGCCAACGACTTGCTCACTAACACCCCAACAACCCCATCTCCTTCATTCGGTTAGGAGAGGACTAGTGACTCTTCGACTGATTGGTTTACTTAGCGAAGATGAACAGTTACAGAGTTTCTTACTCAACAATCCTCATCAAGCAGTAGACTTTGCGCAGGTCTTCCTCAAACGTGCTGCAGAAAATTTGGATCGCAATCACTTTGATGTAGACCTTGAGAAGGAAGGTTTGGCTATTGTTTTCGCCGTGATTGCCCTGCAAATCGATAACCTTGTTGGAAAAGA AGATAAATCTGATGTGTGGTCTTTGTTTGATCCTCTGGTGGAGTCCCTTGAACAACTGGTGAAAAAGCATCCGCTGGAACGAATTCGAAGCGGAGCAGACGAGCTTCGTCTTGCAATTCAAACCCGAGGCTTCGTGTTCAATAAAGAATCTACGCCCACTGGATCGAGAAATAGTAGCAGTGCCAAAGATCAAGCTTTCCAGATGGCTTGGGATCAACTTAGTGATCCATTCCTGCCCGTCCAAGGTCATGCAATTCTTACTCTGTCGCATTTGCTCAAGAAAAAGGATAAAGAGGCACTTAAAAATCGAGAACGCTTATTGAAAGTATTCCTTGACTCGCTGGAGCACGAGGACTCGTACATTTATCTG atggGAATTCAGGCTCTGGGTTCTCTGGCTGATGTGTTTACAGAACAAGTTGTCCAAGCTCTTGTTCAACAGCTGGAACAGTTCACTGACCTTAAGGAGCCCCAGTTGGTGACTGAATATGAGCAGTCTGAAATGGACACTCCGACAGCGGAACCAGTACGACGTCCAGCAGAAGTCCGTTTGAAAGTAGGGGAAGCTCTACTCCAAGTAGTTCGTCTTGTTGGGCCTCTCATCCCGAAATACAAAAGAGTGTTGCTCAATTCTTTCCTTCGTGGAACCAAGGACGAAGATCCATTCGTAAGAGCATCTTGTTTGCACAATCTGGGTGAACTCTGTGCACTGCTTCGTTACTCTTTGGATTCGGTGGCTTTTGAG TTGCTGAGCTGCGTTAGCAATTTGGCTGCTCGAGATCCGGCAGTTGAAGTTCGCCGAGCGGCCGTCCTTTTGATTACTTTGCTGTTACGTGGACTAGATTCTGAAGCATTACAGGTACTTTGTTACCCCTCTTTGATTATAG TTAATTGTCTATAA